A stretch of Vespa velutina chromosome 8, iVesVel2.1, whole genome shotgun sequence DNA encodes these proteins:
- the LOC124951250 gene encoding protein enabled homolog isoform X1, with protein MPAVIVGPPQRSEQMWQALKAHITRERQRKKQEQEADAEEERQRKERERQQKQDVMTLGETREQISNLENELAQLKDEKHQLFLQLKKVLNEDDNRRRQLIKETRGCSEVLTAVGGYPGTVSQVVQSPLFLPLPRSSSPLYNKVAVGAPTHTLLPSGPLKRSHSPSPPPTASPYHAGYGYKPPPSISSYNPPPPKSEDAARRSNDSRAVLWNKNNQYSASNFYSTPTGQSVYSYSAPTSQQSREPELAKPVYLSGNRAALSTHQTAYVTSLHTLEHKGAYAEDKFYLRPGSHVTVHGGAMPIQQPPQTFDFVLKGAKTGGITSGYPVRAPQPPPGPYPPPPPGTYVNASGANIPGRLLYTQPGARYLQREV; from the exons ATGCCTGCAGTAATAGTAGGACCACCTCAACGTAGTGAACAGATGTGGCAAGCATTAAAAGCACATATTACAAGAGAACGACAACGAAAAAAACAAG aacaAGAAGCTGATGCAGAAGAAGAACgtcagagaaaagagagagaacgtcaGCAAAAGCAAGATGTTATGACTTTAGGTGAAACACGTGAACAAATATCTAATCTTGAAAATGAATTGGCACAATTAAAGGATGAAAAgcatcaattatttttacaattaaagaAAGTTCTTAATGAAGATGATAATAGAAGGCGTCAGCTTATTAAGGAAACAAG ggGCTGTTCTGAAGTATTAACAGCAGTTGGAGGATATCCTGGTACTGTTTCTCAAGTAGTACAGTCTCCACTATTTTTACCATTACCACGTAGCAGCAGTCCTTTATATAACAAAGTAGCAGTTGGTGCACCAACGCACACTCTTCTACctagt GGTCCATTAAAAAGATCACATAGTCCTTCACCTCCACCAACAGCTTCTCCATATCATGCTGGATATGGATATAAACCACCTCCTTCTATTTCAAGTTATAATCCACCTCCACCTA AATCTGAGGATGCTGCTAGGAGATCTAATGATTCTAGAGCTGTACTTTGGAATA aaaacaaTCAATATTCTGCATCAAACTTCTATTCTACACCTACTGGACAAAGTGTTTATAGTTATTCTGCTCCAACTTCACAGCAATCCAGAGAACCTGAACTTGCAAAGCCAGTATATTTATCAGGAAATAGAGCAGCATTATCTACACATCAGACag CATATGTAACTAGTTTACATACCCTAGAACATAAAGGTGCATATGcagaagataaattttatcttcgtcCTGGTAGTCATGTTACTGTACACGGTGGTGCTATGCCAATTCAACAACCACCACAA acatttgattttgttttaaagGGAGCCAAAACAGGTGGTATTACTTCTGGATATCCAGTACGAGCACCTCAACCACCACCTGGACCATATCCTCCCCCACCTCCTGGAACTTATGTTAATGCATCAGGTGCTAATATACCTGgtcgtttattatatacacaacCTGGTGCACGTTATTTACAAAGAGAGGTATag
- the LOC124951242 gene encoding dipeptidyl peptidase 3 isoform X2 — protein sequence MSDDISLYTLPNNQPVVSLECETAFKSLTLKEKLYAHYLSQAAWNGGLIVQLQTSQESPLIFALLHKIFLSESISDLKKTVLEAGISENEFTAFLVYVCGILSNSGNYKSFGDSKIIPNLPKNKFEIIVKASKAFKENSLEIQSLWDNIHDVMYSLENRLKTLGLDDKGVTTYFSANCTHEDAELVNRFMQSKGLESYNARCFKTVISSNDSENNKNTNLYEIRLASELEEDDPKITLAQEIFEGVTFNITRGDYNTILKLVNENLEKAKEYAANETEQKMLEKYIDHFKTGSLQDHKNGSRYWIKDKSPAVETYIGFIETYRDPAGQRAEFEGFVAMVNREMSQKFANLVNKAEELLPKLPWSRDFEKDEFLRPDFTSLDVLTFSSSGIPAGINIPNYDEIRQSEGFKNVSLGNVIPANMKQDVLPFLSNEDIALMNKYRIASFEVQVGLHELLGHGSGKLLKELGPNIFNFDTKTVKNPLTGQLVDKYFTVGETYDSKFGALGSSYEECRAEAVGLYLSLEKDVIRIFGYTDEIIDDIIYVNWLSLLWNGCAKALEMYEPSTKQWLQAHSQARYVLLRVCLEAEENFITITETEPGKNLKMSLDKSKIGTVGRKVIGEFLKKLQIYKSTADIEAAKTMYEKYSEVPDSGPYPWARWREIVLANKQPRKIFVQPNTFILNENNTINVMLKNYEPSFSGLIQSWIERFPTANVSELLIQLWEKDKNYFTSKNTN from the exons ATGAGTGACGATATATCTTTGTATACTTTACCAAATAATCAGCCTGTAGTCTCGTTAGAATGTGAAACTGCTTTTAAGTCATTAActttaaaggaaaaattgtACGCACACTATTTAAGCCAGGCTGCATGGAATGGTGGTCTTATCGTACAATTACAAACTTCACAAGAATCTCCATTAATTTTTGCtcttttacataaaatttttctttccgagTCTATaagcgatttaaaaaaaactgTACTAGAGGCAGGCATTTCTGAAAATGAATTTACt gcGTTCTTGGTCTATGTATGtggaatattatcaaatagtGGTAATTATAAGTCTTTCGGTGACAGTAAAATAATACCAAATTTacctaaaaataaatttgaaataattgtaaaagcTTCCAAagcttttaaagaaaattctttagaAATACAAAGTCTCTGGGACAATATTCACGATGTGATGTATTCTTTagaaaatagattaaaaacaTTAGGATTGGATGACAAAGGTGTAACCACTTATTTCTCTGCTAATTGTACACATGAAGATGCAGAATTAGTTAATAGATTTATGCAATCTAAAGGATTGGAGTCCTATAATGCAAGATGTTTTAAAACTGTAATATCATCCAACGattctgaaaataataaaaatacaaatctaTATGAGATAAGATTAGCCTCTGAATTGGAAGAAGATGATCCAAAGATAACTTTAGCACAGGAAATCTTTGAGGGAGTCACATTCAATATTACAAGAGGagattataatacaattttaaaattagTTAATGAAAACCTTGAAAAAGCTAAGGAGTATGCAGCAAATGAGACAGAACAAAAAATGTTGGAGAAATATATAGATCATTTTAAAACAGGTTCATTACAAGATCATAAAAATGGTTCTCGTTACTGGATCAAAGACAAAAGTCCAGCCGTTGAAACGTATATTGGTTTTATAGAAACATATAGAGATCCAGCAGGACAAAGAGCAGAATTTGAAGGCTTCGTAGCTATGGTTAATAGAGAAATGTCTCAAAAGTTTGCTAACTTAGTCAATAAAGCAGAAGAGCTTCTTCCTAAGCTTCCTTGGAGTAgagattttgaaaaagatgaaTTCCTAAGACCTGATTTTACTTCATTAGATGTTTTAACATTCTCAAGTTCGGGTATTCCAGCAGGaataaatattccaaattATGATGAGATTAGGCAGTCTGAAGGATTTAAGAATGTTTCCTTAGGAAATGTTATACCAGCTAATATGAAGCAAGATgtattaccatttttatcaaatgaaGATATAGCCTTAATGAACAAGTACAGAATTGCTAGTTTTGAAGTACAAGTTGGGTTACATGAACTTCTTGGTCATGGCAGTGGTAAACTATTAAAGGAGCTTGGaccaaatattttcaattttgataCTAAAACAGTAAAAAATCCTTTAACAGGACAATTAGTAGATAAGTACTTTACAGTTGGGGAAACATATGATTCTAAATTTGGTGCATTAGGATCGTCATATGAAGAATGTCGAGCAGAAGCAGTTGGACTTTATTTGAGTTTAGAAAAAGATGTTATACGTATTTTTGGTTATACAGATGAAATTATTgatgatataatttatgttaacTGGTTGTCATTGCTATGGAATGGCTGTGCTAAAGCTTTAGAAATGTATGAACCTTCTACTAAACAGTGGTTACAAGCACACTCTCAAGCAAGATATGTTTTACTTAGAGTTTGTCTTGAAGCagaggaaaattttattactattactgaaACTGAGCCaggaaaaaatttaaaaatgtctCTAGATAAGTCTAAAATTGGAACTGTTGGAAGAAAGGTAATTGGAGAGTTTTTAAAGAAActtcaaatttataaaagtacaGCTGATATAGAAGCTGCAAAAACaatgtatgaaaaatatagtGAAGTACCTGATTCTGGCCCATATCCATGGGCACGTTGGAGGGAAATAGTTTTGGCCAATAAACaaccaagaaaaatatttgttcaacCAAATACATTCATCTTAAATg aaaataatacaattaatgtgatgttaaaaaattatgaaccATCTTTCTCTGGATTGATTCAATCTTGGATAGAAAGATTTCCTACTGCCAATGTTTCAGAATTACTTATCCAACTCTGGGAAAAGGATAAGAATTACTTTACATCAAAAAATACTAATTag
- the LOC124951250 gene encoding protein enabled homolog isoform X2 yields MPAVIVGPPQRSEQMWQALKAHITRERQRKKQEQEADAEEERQRKERERQQKQDVMTLGETREQISNLENELAQLKDEKHQLFLQLKKVLNEDDNRRRQLIKETRGCSEVLTAVGGYPGTVSQVVQSPLFLPLPRSSSPLYNKVAVGAPTHTLLPSGPLKRSHSPSPPPTASPYHAGYGYKPPPSISSYNPPPPKSEDAARRSNDSRAVLWNKNNQYSASNFYSTPTGQSVYSYSAPTSQQSREPELAKPVYLSGNRAALSTHQTAYVTSLHTLEHKGAYAEDKFYLRPGSHVTVHGGAMPIQQPPQGAKTGGITSGYPVRAPQPPPGPYPPPPPGTYVNASGANIPGRLLYTQPGARYLQREV; encoded by the exons ATGCCTGCAGTAATAGTAGGACCACCTCAACGTAGTGAACAGATGTGGCAAGCATTAAAAGCACATATTACAAGAGAACGACAACGAAAAAAACAAG aacaAGAAGCTGATGCAGAAGAAGAACgtcagagaaaagagagagaacgtcaGCAAAAGCAAGATGTTATGACTTTAGGTGAAACACGTGAACAAATATCTAATCTTGAAAATGAATTGGCACAATTAAAGGATGAAAAgcatcaattatttttacaattaaagaAAGTTCTTAATGAAGATGATAATAGAAGGCGTCAGCTTATTAAGGAAACAAG ggGCTGTTCTGAAGTATTAACAGCAGTTGGAGGATATCCTGGTACTGTTTCTCAAGTAGTACAGTCTCCACTATTTTTACCATTACCACGTAGCAGCAGTCCTTTATATAACAAAGTAGCAGTTGGTGCACCAACGCACACTCTTCTACctagt GGTCCATTAAAAAGATCACATAGTCCTTCACCTCCACCAACAGCTTCTCCATATCATGCTGGATATGGATATAAACCACCTCCTTCTATTTCAAGTTATAATCCACCTCCACCTA AATCTGAGGATGCTGCTAGGAGATCTAATGATTCTAGAGCTGTACTTTGGAATA aaaacaaTCAATATTCTGCATCAAACTTCTATTCTACACCTACTGGACAAAGTGTTTATAGTTATTCTGCTCCAACTTCACAGCAATCCAGAGAACCTGAACTTGCAAAGCCAGTATATTTATCAGGAAATAGAGCAGCATTATCTACACATCAGACag CATATGTAACTAGTTTACATACCCTAGAACATAAAGGTGCATATGcagaagataaattttatcttcgtcCTGGTAGTCATGTTACTGTACACGGTGGTGCTATGCCAATTCAACAACCACCACAA GGAGCCAAAACAGGTGGTATTACTTCTGGATATCCAGTACGAGCACCTCAACCACCACCTGGACCATATCCTCCCCCACCTCCTGGAACTTATGTTAATGCATCAGGTGCTAATATACCTGgtcgtttattatatacacaacCTGGTGCACGTTATTTACAAAGAGAGGTATag
- the LOC124951242 gene encoding dipeptidyl peptidase 3 isoform X1 has translation MFRLYNLNLLIHLDLRKLNLTRVYFPTNIFKLQTIKSKISRRYYSCNIMSDDISLYTLPNNQPVVSLECETAFKSLTLKEKLYAHYLSQAAWNGGLIVQLQTSQESPLIFALLHKIFLSESISDLKKTVLEAGISENEFTAFLVYVCGILSNSGNYKSFGDSKIIPNLPKNKFEIIVKASKAFKENSLEIQSLWDNIHDVMYSLENRLKTLGLDDKGVTTYFSANCTHEDAELVNRFMQSKGLESYNARCFKTVISSNDSENNKNTNLYEIRLASELEEDDPKITLAQEIFEGVTFNITRGDYNTILKLVNENLEKAKEYAANETEQKMLEKYIDHFKTGSLQDHKNGSRYWIKDKSPAVETYIGFIETYRDPAGQRAEFEGFVAMVNREMSQKFANLVNKAEELLPKLPWSRDFEKDEFLRPDFTSLDVLTFSSSGIPAGINIPNYDEIRQSEGFKNVSLGNVIPANMKQDVLPFLSNEDIALMNKYRIASFEVQVGLHELLGHGSGKLLKELGPNIFNFDTKTVKNPLTGQLVDKYFTVGETYDSKFGALGSSYEECRAEAVGLYLSLEKDVIRIFGYTDEIIDDIIYVNWLSLLWNGCAKALEMYEPSTKQWLQAHSQARYVLLRVCLEAEENFITITETEPGKNLKMSLDKSKIGTVGRKVIGEFLKKLQIYKSTADIEAAKTMYEKYSEVPDSGPYPWARWREIVLANKQPRKIFVQPNTFILNENNTINVMLKNYEPSFSGLIQSWIERFPTANVSELLIQLWEKDKNYFTSKNTN, from the exons ATGTTCAgattatacaatttaaatcTGTTAATACATTTAGATTTACGAAAATTAAATCTTACGCGAGTATATTTTccgacaaatatttttaaattacaaacaattaaatcgaaaataagCCG cCGATATTACTCTTGTAACATAATGAGTGACGATATATCTTTGTATACTTTACCAAATAATCAGCCTGTAGTCTCGTTAGAATGTGAAACTGCTTTTAAGTCATTAActttaaaggaaaaattgtACGCACACTATTTAAGCCAGGCTGCATGGAATGGTGGTCTTATCGTACAATTACAAACTTCACAAGAATCTCCATTAATTTTTGCtcttttacataaaatttttctttccgagTCTATaagcgatttaaaaaaaactgTACTAGAGGCAGGCATTTCTGAAAATGAATTTACt gcGTTCTTGGTCTATGTATGtggaatattatcaaatagtGGTAATTATAAGTCTTTCGGTGACAGTAAAATAATACCAAATTTacctaaaaataaatttgaaataattgtaaaagcTTCCAAagcttttaaagaaaattctttagaAATACAAAGTCTCTGGGACAATATTCACGATGTGATGTATTCTTTagaaaatagattaaaaacaTTAGGATTGGATGACAAAGGTGTAACCACTTATTTCTCTGCTAATTGTACACATGAAGATGCAGAATTAGTTAATAGATTTATGCAATCTAAAGGATTGGAGTCCTATAATGCAAGATGTTTTAAAACTGTAATATCATCCAACGattctgaaaataataaaaatacaaatctaTATGAGATAAGATTAGCCTCTGAATTGGAAGAAGATGATCCAAAGATAACTTTAGCACAGGAAATCTTTGAGGGAGTCACATTCAATATTACAAGAGGagattataatacaattttaaaattagTTAATGAAAACCTTGAAAAAGCTAAGGAGTATGCAGCAAATGAGACAGAACAAAAAATGTTGGAGAAATATATAGATCATTTTAAAACAGGTTCATTACAAGATCATAAAAATGGTTCTCGTTACTGGATCAAAGACAAAAGTCCAGCCGTTGAAACGTATATTGGTTTTATAGAAACATATAGAGATCCAGCAGGACAAAGAGCAGAATTTGAAGGCTTCGTAGCTATGGTTAATAGAGAAATGTCTCAAAAGTTTGCTAACTTAGTCAATAAAGCAGAAGAGCTTCTTCCTAAGCTTCCTTGGAGTAgagattttgaaaaagatgaaTTCCTAAGACCTGATTTTACTTCATTAGATGTTTTAACATTCTCAAGTTCGGGTATTCCAGCAGGaataaatattccaaattATGATGAGATTAGGCAGTCTGAAGGATTTAAGAATGTTTCCTTAGGAAATGTTATACCAGCTAATATGAAGCAAGATgtattaccatttttatcaaatgaaGATATAGCCTTAATGAACAAGTACAGAATTGCTAGTTTTGAAGTACAAGTTGGGTTACATGAACTTCTTGGTCATGGCAGTGGTAAACTATTAAAGGAGCTTGGaccaaatattttcaattttgataCTAAAACAGTAAAAAATCCTTTAACAGGACAATTAGTAGATAAGTACTTTACAGTTGGGGAAACATATGATTCTAAATTTGGTGCATTAGGATCGTCATATGAAGAATGTCGAGCAGAAGCAGTTGGACTTTATTTGAGTTTAGAAAAAGATGTTATACGTATTTTTGGTTATACAGATGAAATTATTgatgatataatttatgttaacTGGTTGTCATTGCTATGGAATGGCTGTGCTAAAGCTTTAGAAATGTATGAACCTTCTACTAAACAGTGGTTACAAGCACACTCTCAAGCAAGATATGTTTTACTTAGAGTTTGTCTTGAAGCagaggaaaattttattactattactgaaACTGAGCCaggaaaaaatttaaaaatgtctCTAGATAAGTCTAAAATTGGAACTGTTGGAAGAAAGGTAATTGGAGAGTTTTTAAAGAAActtcaaatttataaaagtacaGCTGATATAGAAGCTGCAAAAACaatgtatgaaaaatatagtGAAGTACCTGATTCTGGCCCATATCCATGGGCACGTTGGAGGGAAATAGTTTTGGCCAATAAACaaccaagaaaaatatttgttcaacCAAATACATTCATCTTAAATg aaaataatacaattaatgtgatgttaaaaaattatgaaccATCTTTCTCTGGATTGATTCAATCTTGGATAGAAAGATTTCCTACTGCCAATGTTTCAGAATTACTTATCCAACTCTGGGAAAAGGATAAGAATTACTTTACATCAAAAAATACTAATTag
- the LOC124951251 gene encoding DNA repair protein RAD51 homolog A-like, whose protein sequence is MSTTASAFNERDDEVDDDNDTDDYNPQAKLIKTLERNGITAGDIKKLEEAGYHTVEAVAYAPKKHLISIKGISEAKADKILQEASKLVVMGFKSATEIHQTRANIVYVTTGSTELDRLLGGGIETGSITEVFGEFRTGKSQLCHTLAVNCQLPIDMGGAEGKCLYIDTEGTFRPERLIAVAERYKIAGDSVLDNVACARAYNTDHQTQLVVQASAMMTESRYAMLIVDSATALYRTDYSGRGELSARQNHLARFLRMLLRIADEHGVAVVITNQVVAQVDGAASMFGGDQKKPIGGNIIAHASTTRLYLRKGRGETRICKIYDSPCLPESEAMFAINADGIGDVKE, encoded by the exons atgtcCACTACTGCATCAGCATTCAATGAAAGAGATGATGAAGTagacgatgataatgacacAGATGATTATAATCCACAAgcaaaattgataaaaacacTAGAa agAAATGGAATTACAGCAGGTGATAtcaaaaaattagaagaagcTGGTTACCACACCGTAGAAGCAGTAGCATATGCCCCAAAGAAGCATCTTATTTCTATCAAAGGTATTAGCGAAGCTAAGGCAGATAAAATATTGCAAGAAGCATCAAAGTTAGTGGTAATGGGCTTTAAGAGTGCCACAGAGATACATCAAACACGTGCAAACATTGTTTATGTTACTACTGGTTCTACAGAATTGGATCGATTATTAGGTGGAGGAATTGAAACAGGTTCTATCACAGAGGTTTTTGGAGAATTTAGGACAGGAAAGTCTCAATTATGTCACACATTAGCAGTAAATTGTCAGTTACCTATAGATATGGGAGGAGCAGAAGGTAAATGCCTTTATATAGATACAGAAGGAACATTTAGACCAGAAAGATTAATTGCTGTTGCTGAAAGATACAAAATTGCTGGTGATTCTGTTCTTGATAATGTCGCTTGTGCTAGAGCTTATAATACAGATCATCAAACTCAATTAGTAGTACAAGCTAGTGCAATGATGACAGAATCCCGATATGCTATGTTGATAGTAGATAGTGCAACAGCTCTTTATCGTACTGATTATTCTGGTAGGGGTGAATTATCAGCTAGGCAAAATCATTTAGCCAGATTTTTAAGGATGTTGTTACGAATAGCAGATGAACATGGTGTAGCAGTTGTTATAACTAATCAAGTAGTAGCTCAAGTTGATGGTGCAGCTTCTATGTTCGGTGGTGATCAAAAGAAACCTATTGGAGGTAATATCATAGCACACGCGAGTACAACTAGATTGTATTTACGTAAAGGTAGAGGAGAAACAAGAATATGTAAGATCTATGATTCACCTTGTTTACCAGAAAGTGAAGCAATGTTTGCTATAAATGCAGATGGTATAGGAGATgtgaaagaataa